One Glaciihabitans arcticus DNA window includes the following coding sequences:
- a CDS encoding efflux RND transporter periplasmic adaptor subunit produces the protein MVIARTWVFPILRILLLMVVAVALVKFAFFPDKPVEDNSQSPSAEIVEPQIPVALGTVQNDVSLAGNIAANPAVAVPATAAGEVHRVHVKAGQKVKKGQLMVVLRSETFSDDGTSVRRFVNVKAPVAGTVSNLTALVGQSFVVGDPIGQIAPPSFTVSGSIPPEQLYRLLTQPKTAEVTINGGPAPFTCTNLRITSPLAGEEPGEGESSGGPLVQCAVPADVRVFPGLTATIVIAGGIAENVLVVPMTAVEGTAETGNVYVVVEGGEPELRAVTLGLNDGINVEIKDGLEEGELILQFVPGALGGEEVLGPDGMPLQPGECVIDETGMEICSDGSR, from the coding sequence GTGGTCATCGCACGCACGTGGGTCTTTCCGATTTTGCGCATCCTGCTTCTCATGGTGGTGGCGGTGGCGCTCGTGAAGTTCGCATTCTTCCCCGATAAGCCGGTCGAAGACAACTCGCAGTCGCCGAGCGCGGAGATCGTTGAACCGCAGATCCCGGTCGCTCTGGGAACCGTGCAGAACGACGTGTCGCTCGCCGGCAACATCGCCGCGAACCCGGCCGTGGCCGTTCCGGCGACGGCAGCGGGGGAGGTGCACCGTGTGCACGTCAAGGCCGGACAGAAGGTCAAAAAGGGCCAGCTCATGGTCGTGCTGCGCAGCGAGACGTTCAGTGACGACGGCACGAGCGTGCGCAGGTTCGTCAACGTGAAGGCTCCGGTTGCGGGCACGGTCTCCAACCTGACCGCACTGGTCGGCCAGAGCTTCGTCGTGGGAGACCCGATCGGGCAGATCGCGCCGCCGTCGTTCACGGTGAGCGGGAGCATCCCGCCCGAACAGCTCTATCGACTGCTCACGCAGCCCAAGACGGCTGAGGTGACCATCAACGGTGGACCCGCCCCGTTCACGTGCACCAACCTGCGCATCACGTCGCCGCTGGCCGGCGAGGAGCCCGGTGAGGGCGAGTCGAGCGGTGGACCGCTGGTGCAGTGCGCGGTTCCGGCAGACGTGCGCGTCTTCCCGGGGCTGACCGCGACGATCGTGATCGCCGGCGGCATCGCCGAGAACGTGCTCGTCGTGCCGATGACCGCGGTCGAGGGCACCGCCGAGACCGGCAACGTGTACGTCGTGGTCGAGGGCGGCGAGCCAGAGCTGCGCGCCGTGACCCTGGGCCTGAATGACGGCATCAACGTTGAGATCAAGGACGGCCTCGAGGAGGGCGAACTGATCCTGCAGTTCGTCCCCGGGGCGCTCGGCGGCGAGGAGGTCCTCGGTCCGGACGGCATGCCGCTGCAACCGGGTGAGTGCGTCATCGACGAGACCGGTATGGAGATCTGCTCGGACGGATCACGGTGA
- a CDS encoding ABC transporter ATP-binding protein, with protein MTLLRLEQVTRSVQLPDAQPLEILKGVNLVVDVGDHVSIVGRSGSGKSTLLNLLGMLDDPTSGEIFFDDEPVRALRTGQRDRKRGADIGFIFQQFNLLPGRTALENVITPLLYAPAKQFWSRRRLAMEMLDRVGLSTRMDSMPEKLSGGEQQRVAIARALVRRPRLILSDEPTGALDIETGESVMALLDEVAEQSGAALITITHDANVAALARRHYRLDSGVLTGVDITKALAQSVPEVTL; from the coding sequence GTGACCCTGCTCCGCCTCGAGCAGGTGACGCGTTCGGTGCAACTGCCCGACGCGCAGCCGCTCGAGATCCTCAAGGGCGTCAACCTGGTGGTCGACGTCGGCGACCACGTGAGCATCGTGGGCCGCTCCGGTTCCGGCAAGTCGACGCTGCTCAACCTGCTCGGTATGCTCGACGACCCGACGAGCGGCGAGATCTTCTTCGACGACGAACCCGTGCGCGCCCTGCGCACGGGGCAGCGCGACCGCAAGCGCGGCGCGGACATCGGCTTCATCTTTCAGCAGTTCAACCTGCTGCCCGGCCGCACCGCCCTCGAAAACGTGATCACCCCGCTGCTCTACGCACCGGCGAAGCAGTTCTGGTCGCGCCGACGCCTCGCGATGGAGATGCTCGACCGCGTGGGCCTGTCGACGCGCATGGATTCCATGCCCGAGAAGCTGTCGGGCGGTGAGCAGCAGCGCGTCGCGATCGCCCGCGCGCTGGTGCGCCGACCGCGACTGATCCTGTCGGACGAGCCGACCGGCGCTCTCGACATCGAGACCGGCGAGTCGGTGATGGCGCTTCTGGATGAAGTGGCCGAGCAGTCGGGCGCTGCCCTCATCACGATTACTCACGACGCAAACGTCGCGGCTCTCGCCCGGCGTCACTACCGGCTGGATAGCGGCGTGCTCACCGGAGTCGACATCACCAAGGCGCTCGCGCAGTCCGTTCCGGAGGTGACCCTGTGA
- a CDS encoding ABC transporter permease: MNGFFAGLVGAFVEAWAELRIHKTRVLLSLIGVAVAVAAITGVVGVAAIAEQAQREQYEAQGGRPALLLVSAYSESGDPIDTAEFATAFDTAAERYKIGHTARNGYGTKRVQFVDGVLDVNIILTDVNYAVMHRTTVGEGAWFTDADEQRLAPNLIVNHFIWEKMGSPDLRTHPTLDLLGDGTVTAVVTAVMPKQQYEDYPEMRMLYSAWERIATPAELEANPPSYEAWVPPALARDLTDLIKRDVAGALGTGVMVDVSRQDYAGWADQAGGEDPLLPFKIVVGGVSALVLFLGALSLVNISLVTVRQRIREIGIRRSFGATAGRVFFAVMMESIVGTIVAGLAGVIFAVLVVSNEWVRAQVAPQLQDVPGFPVEAAVLGMICATAVGALAGLLPALVAVRVKVIDAIRY; the protein is encoded by the coding sequence GTGAACGGGTTCTTCGCCGGGCTGGTCGGCGCTTTCGTGGAGGCGTGGGCCGAGCTGCGCATCCACAAGACAAGGGTTCTGCTCAGTCTCATTGGTGTGGCAGTCGCGGTCGCGGCTATCACCGGTGTGGTGGGGGTCGCGGCGATCGCCGAGCAGGCGCAGCGGGAACAGTACGAGGCCCAGGGTGGCCGACCCGCGCTGCTGTTGGTGAGCGCATACAGCGAGAGCGGGGATCCGATCGACACGGCGGAGTTCGCCACCGCGTTCGACACCGCCGCGGAGCGCTACAAGATCGGTCACACGGCCCGCAACGGCTACGGCACAAAGCGCGTGCAGTTCGTGGACGGCGTGCTCGACGTGAACATCATCCTCACCGACGTCAATTACGCGGTGATGCACCGCACCACAGTGGGGGAGGGCGCGTGGTTCACCGACGCCGACGAGCAGCGTCTCGCCCCGAACCTCATCGTCAACCATTTCATCTGGGAGAAGATGGGTTCACCCGACCTGCGCACCCATCCCACCCTCGACCTGCTCGGAGACGGTACGGTCACGGCCGTCGTCACCGCCGTGATGCCCAAGCAGCAGTACGAGGACTACCCCGAGATGCGGATGCTCTACTCGGCGTGGGAGCGCATCGCGACGCCCGCCGAGCTCGAGGCGAACCCGCCGAGCTATGAGGCGTGGGTTCCGCCGGCGCTCGCTCGCGACCTCACTGACCTTATCAAGCGCGACGTGGCCGGAGCGCTCGGCACCGGCGTCATGGTCGATGTGTCCCGCCAGGACTACGCGGGCTGGGCCGACCAGGCCGGCGGCGAGGATCCACTGTTGCCGTTCAAGATCGTGGTCGGCGGCGTCTCTGCGCTTGTGCTGTTCCTTGGCGCGCTGAGCCTCGTCAACATCTCGCTCGTGACGGTGCGGCAGCGAATCCGAGAGATCGGCATCCGCCGCAGCTTCGGTGCGACGGCAGGCCGGGTGTTCTTCGCGGTCATGATGGAGAGCATCGTCGGCACGATCGTCGCGGGCCTCGCGGGCGTCATCTTCGCGGTGCTCGTCGTCTCGAACGAGTGGGTGCGCGCGCAGGTTGCGCCGCAACTGCAGGACGTGCCCGGCTTCCCGGTCGAGGCGGCCGTGCTGGGCATGATCTGCGCGACGGCGGTCGGAGCCCTCGCGGGCCTCCTTCCCGCCCTCGTCGCGGTGCGCGTCAAGGTGATCGACGCCATTCGTTACTAG